The Caldicellulosiruptor changbaiensis genome has a segment encoding these proteins:
- a CDS encoding NCS1 family nucleobase:cation symporter-1, with amino-acid sequence MLKEQNYDRELYNEDLAPTTENQRTWTTYHYVALWLGMSICIPTFMLASGLIAGGMSWKQAIFTIFLGNVIVLIPMILNGHPGTKYGINFPVFARLAFGVKGANIPAIMRAIVACGWFGIQTWIGGEALNAFISEVVPGWKGFSLGIWISFIVFWILNMWIVLKGMEMVKRFESFSAPILIIASLALLAWAIFAAKGLGNLLSQPSKFKTFGEFFKFFIPSLTGVIGFWATLSLNIPDFTRFAKDQKSQAVGQAIGLPLSMTFFSFIGVVVASASAVVYGQAIWDPVTLISKFNNPIVALVSAFVVSIVTLTTNIAANVVSPAYDFTNLFPKILNFKKGAIVTGIIGIIIMPWKLLSDYSTYIFSWLNGYAAFLGPIAGILIVDYYLIRNTNIDVSELFRLNGRYSYSNGYNSRAIIALVIGILVGIIGRVIPQLKTLYDYAWFVGFFISGIIYYILMVGEKKIEEINMSKEDAYAKAGETY; translated from the coding sequence ATGTTAAAGGAACAGAATTATGATAGAGAACTTTACAATGAGGATTTAGCTCCTACAACTGAAAATCAAAGAACATGGACTACTTATCACTATGTTGCTTTATGGCTTGGAATGAGCATATGTATCCCGACTTTTATGTTAGCATCAGGATTAATTGCTGGTGGTATGAGTTGGAAACAAGCAATATTTACCATCTTCTTGGGAAATGTTATTGTACTTATTCCTATGATCTTGAATGGTCATCCAGGAACAAAGTATGGAATTAACTTTCCAGTATTTGCAAGATTGGCTTTTGGGGTAAAGGGTGCAAACATTCCAGCTATCATGCGCGCTATTGTAGCGTGCGGGTGGTTTGGTATTCAAACGTGGATTGGTGGTGAAGCATTAAATGCTTTTATTAGTGAGGTAGTACCTGGATGGAAAGGCTTTTCACTTGGTATATGGATTAGTTTCATCGTGTTTTGGATTTTGAATATGTGGATTGTATTAAAGGGAATGGAGATGGTAAAAAGATTCGAAAGTTTTTCTGCGCCAATATTGATTATAGCCTCTTTAGCTTTGTTGGCATGGGCGATCTTTGCAGCAAAAGGCTTGGGCAACTTACTTTCCCAGCCTTCAAAGTTTAAAACATTTGGAGAGTTTTTTAAGTTCTTTATTCCATCTTTAACTGGTGTAATAGGATTTTGGGCAACACTCTCCTTAAACATTCCTGATTTTACGCGGTTTGCAAAAGATCAAAAATCTCAAGCTGTGGGACAGGCAATAGGGTTACCGTTGTCAATGACATTCTTTTCATTTATAGGTGTGGTTGTTGCTTCAGCGAGCGCTGTTGTGTATGGGCAAGCTATTTGGGATCCAGTTACATTGATATCAAAGTTTAATAATCCTATTGTGGCACTTGTTAGTGCATTTGTTGTGAGTATTGTTACTCTTACTACCAATATTGCAGCAAATGTTGTGTCACCGGCTTATGATTTTACTAACTTATTTCCCAAAATTTTGAACTTCAAAAAAGGAGCTATTGTTACCGGAATTATTGGGATAATAATAATGCCATGGAAATTATTGTCAGACTATAGCACCTACATTTTTAGTTGGTTAAACGGATATGCTGCTTTCTTAGGACCTATAGCTGGTATATTGATCGTGGATTATTACTTGATCAGAAATACTAATATCGATGTTAGTGAACTTTTTAGACTAAATGGCAGATATAGTTATTCTAATGGATATAATTCAAGAGCAATTATCGCACTAGTAATTGGAATATTAGTGGGAATTATAGGAAGAGTTATTCCACAGTTAAAGACTTTATATGATTATGCATGGTTTGTAGGATTCTTTATATCTGGTATTATATATTACATTCTGATGGTTGGAGAAAAGAAAATTGAAGAAATAAATATGAGCAAAGAGGATGCTTATGCTAAGGCAGGTGAAACTTATTAA
- a CDS encoding sodium:calcium antiporter encodes MVVGYVIKLIASLVVILFGCTFFTNAVEWFGKRMNLGQGAVGSILAAVGTALPETIIPIIAILFAKGESSHDVGIGAIAGAPFMLGTLAFFITGLAVIVYTLFRKRTLKMNVDLSVFERDLTYFLIVYGIAVLTTFIHNHKVIRRIIAIGLFVAYLIYAKKTLADESDNDEGQELEQLYFTRFLKLPNNLLWILIQLLFSLFLIIYGAHLFVDYVQKVAMLIGVPALILSIIITPIATELPEKLNSIIWIGKNKDTLALGNITGAMVFQSSVPVVFGIIFTPWNLKGITMVSAILAFMSALLNLTWVKIKKSVNPIALLFGGVLYLIFLGYIFL; translated from the coding sequence GTGGTAGTTGGATATGTTATAAAACTCATTGCTTCCTTAGTTGTAATCCTATTTGGATGTACCTTTTTCACCAATGCGGTTGAATGGTTTGGCAAAAGGATGAACTTAGGACAGGGGGCAGTTGGAAGTATCCTGGCAGCGGTTGGAACTGCTCTGCCCGAGACCATAATACCTATTATTGCAATTCTGTTTGCCAAAGGAGAAAGCTCACATGATGTTGGTATTGGGGCAATTGCCGGCGCCCCTTTTATGCTCGGTACTTTGGCCTTTTTCATAACTGGACTTGCTGTAATAGTCTACACTCTTTTTAGAAAAAGGACATTGAAGATGAATGTTGACTTGAGTGTATTTGAGCGTGACCTTACTTATTTTCTCATTGTATATGGAATTGCAGTTTTGACAACATTTATTCACAATCATAAAGTTATAAGAAGAATAATTGCAATTGGATTGTTTGTAGCTTATCTTATATATGCAAAAAAGACACTTGCAGATGAGAGTGATAATGATGAAGGACAAGAGTTAGAACAACTTTACTTTACAAGGTTTTTAAAACTTCCTAATAACCTTTTGTGGATATTGATACAGCTATTATTTTCCCTTTTCTTGATAATTTATGGCGCTCATTTATTTGTTGATTATGTCCAAAAGGTTGCGATGCTGATTGGTGTGCCTGCATTAATACTTTCAATAATCATTACACCTATAGCAACAGAGCTACCTGAGAAACTAAATTCTATTATCTGGATTGGAAAGAATAAAGACACTCTTGCCCTCGGAAATATCACAGGTGCAATGGTATTTCAATCCTCTGTTCCAGTTGTGTTTGGAATAATATTTACACCATGGAATTTAAAAGGTATAACAATGGTTTCAGCTATTTTGGCATTTATGTCTGCTCTTTTAAATCTTACATGGGTTAAGATTAAAAAATCTGTAAATCCAATTGCACTTTTGTTTGGTGGGGTTTTATACTTGATCTTCTTAGGATATATCTTTTTATAA
- a CDS encoding PucR family transcriptional regulator, translating to MIKCKEILSLPALKDLRLVAGENGLDRNLTWIHISDVPEVAEYVQGGELLFTTGLYIRNDAEKWIKLIQKINEKNLAGLVINVGPYIDDIPFEVAKCAESLDFPLFKLPWDVKLVEVTKEICDYIIKRRIEERNKNELLENILFGDFDANENEILFSKAEYYGYKLDQRHCIVIVDIDNFGEFLKKHDIKEEQTITEIKYKLQQIVTNTFEEFNKKFLWIFKKDSIILMVRCLENQSEFSLRPILNTIKERISQRLKPLTVSIGVGKCYSEISQMQKSFKEAEKALKFAHCIKRGNSIAYYSEMGVFCLLYEFERHKEKLEEFCKQMLGPLKKYDEENQTELLKTLEVFLDENCNMVHSAKKMFIHRSTLMYRLKKIEEILGIEISNSENRFNLKLALEVNKFLDSYRMKENEYE from the coding sequence ATGATTAAATGCAAAGAGATTCTCTCTTTGCCTGCCTTGAAAGATTTGAGATTAGTTGCTGGTGAGAATGGTCTTGATAGAAATTTGACATGGATTCATATATCAGATGTTCCTGAGGTTGCTGAATATGTTCAAGGTGGGGAGTTGCTCTTCACAACAGGACTTTACATAAGGAATGATGCCGAGAAATGGATTAAGTTAATTCAAAAAATAAATGAAAAAAATTTGGCTGGATTAGTTATAAATGTAGGACCGTATATTGACGATATTCCTTTCGAGGTTGCTAAATGTGCGGAAAGTTTGGACTTTCCTCTTTTTAAATTACCTTGGGATGTAAAACTTGTTGAGGTTACTAAAGAGATTTGTGACTATATTATAAAAAGGCGGATAGAAGAGAGAAATAAAAACGAACTGCTTGAGAATATTTTATTCGGTGATTTTGATGCTAACGAGAATGAAATTTTATTTTCTAAAGCTGAATACTACGGATATAAACTGGACCAAAGACATTGTATTGTAATAGTTGATATAGATAACTTTGGAGAATTTTTAAAAAAACATGACATAAAAGAAGAGCAAACAATTACCGAAATAAAGTATAAATTACAGCAGATTGTAACTAATACATTCGAAGAGTTTAATAAAAAATTTCTTTGGATATTCAAAAAAGATTCTATCATCTTAATGGTGAGATGTTTAGAAAACCAAAGTGAATTTTCACTGAGACCTATTCTAAACACTATTAAAGAAAGAATAAGTCAAAGGTTAAAACCACTTACCGTGAGCATAGGTGTTGGCAAGTGCTATTCTGAGATTAGTCAAATGCAGAAAAGTTTTAAAGAGGCTGAAAAGGCTCTGAAGTTCGCACATTGTATAAAAAGAGGCAATTCAATTGCCTATTATTCAGAAATGGGAGTCTTTTGCCTGTTGTATGAATTTGAGAGACACAAAGAAAAGTTGGAAGAATTTTGCAAACAAATGTTAGGACCATTAAAAAAGTATGATGAAGAAAATCAAACAGAACTTTTAAAAACATTGGAGGTTTTTTTAGATGAAAATTGCAATATGGTACATTCAGCAAAAAAGATGTTTATTCACAGGAGTACTCTTATGTATCGATTAAAAAAGATTGAAGAAATTTTGGGTATTGAGATTTCAAACAGTGAAAATAGATTTAATTTAAAACTAGCATTAGAGGTAAACAAGTTTTTAGATTCATACAGAATGAAGGAGAATGAATATGAATAA
- a CDS encoding nucleopolyhedrovirus P10 family protein: MSDREILELILQKVETLDQKIDRLEARLDRLETKVESLEKRVENLEKRVDSLEKRVEKLELQVAENTQILKALEHLAQVNKAEHDNFTHQLARMEGLLNSVISNNSKEHQALFKQTEENTQKIVKLEKDMTIIESVCGKNMQDIAFLKGVKI, translated from the coding sequence ATGAGTGATAGAGAAATCTTAGAGCTTATCTTACAAAAGGTTGAAACCTTGGACCAAAAGATTGACAGGCTTGAGGCAAGGCTTGACAGACTTGAAACGAAAGTCGAAAGCCTTGAAAAGAGAGTGGAAAACCTTGAAAAGAGAGTTGATAGTCTCGAAAAGAGAGTTGAAAAATTAGAACTTCAAGTTGCAGAAAATACTCAAATCTTAAAAGCATTAGAACATTTAGCACAGGTAAACAAAGCTGAACATGACAACTTTACTCACCAGCTTGCAAGGATGGAAGGTTTGTTAAACTCTGTAATTTCAAATAACAGCAAAGAACATCAAGCTCTATTTAAACAAACTGAGGAGAATACTCAAAAAATTGTAAAACTCGAAAAGGATATGACAATTATTGAATCTGTATGTGGGAAGAATATGCAAGACATCGCATTTTTAAAGGGTGTGAAAATTTAG
- a CDS encoding iron-containing alcohol dehydrogenase family protein has product MNINSFYYIPTKIIFGQNCIMQNPEVFSIGKKAFIITGKSSRLNGSLQDVEAVLEKNKIEYEVFDGVKSNPDFENVDMAAEKAKKVKADFIIAIGGGSVIDAAKAVAAMVTNGFEAEELFSKKISNMPLPIIAIPTTAGTGSEVTPYSILTSHKDGTKKNFYNQHNFPVVALLDPRYTLSLSYEVTVDTMLDAFSHLVEGYFSKKYNILYQGFVENGLKYLGKSLKDIEKGTIDIQTREMLLFSSLLGGIVIAHTGTSFVHAMGYPLTYYKDIPHGRANGILISEFLRFYLDSEKDKVLNVLGLLGLRSIEELENIIDNLIKDKIVILKFTDEELKHYTTIAFSSPNILNSSKPINETGIYEIYKRIFLK; this is encoded by the coding sequence GTGAATATAAATTCATTTTATTACATTCCTACAAAAATTATCTTTGGGCAAAATTGCATTATGCAAAATCCGGAGGTTTTTTCAATAGGTAAAAAGGCATTTATTATTACTGGAAAAAGCTCAAGGTTAAATGGTTCGCTTCAAGATGTCGAGGCTGTGCTTGAAAAAAATAAAATAGAGTATGAAGTCTTTGATGGGGTAAAGAGCAATCCAGACTTTGAAAATGTTGATATGGCAGCAGAAAAAGCAAAAAAGGTAAAGGCAGATTTTATAATTGCGATAGGTGGGGGGTCTGTAATTGATGCTGCTAAAGCAGTAGCTGCGATGGTGACAAATGGATTCGAGGCTGAAGAACTATTTTCAAAAAAGATAAGCAATATGCCTTTACCTATCATAGCTATACCAACTACAGCAGGCACAGGTAGTGAAGTTACTCCTTATTCAATCTTAACTTCTCATAAAGATGGTACAAAAAAGAATTTTTATAATCAACACAATTTCCCTGTAGTAGCTTTGTTAGATCCACGATATACTTTAAGTTTGTCATATGAAGTTACAGTTGATACTATGTTAGATGCTTTTTCACATTTGGTAGAGGGATATTTTTCAAAAAAGTATAATATCTTATACCAGGGATTTGTAGAAAATGGCTTAAAGTATTTAGGAAAGTCACTAAAGGATATAGAAAAAGGTACAATTGATATACAAACCAGAGAAATGCTACTCTTTTCCTCTTTGTTAGGAGGGATAGTAATTGCTCATACAGGCACATCTTTTGTCCATGCAATGGGTTATCCTTTGACCTATTATAAAGATATTCCCCATGGAAGAGCTAATGGTATATTAATTTCAGAATTTCTTAGATTTTATCTTGATTCGGAAAAAGATAAGGTATTGAATGTATTGGGACTGTTGGGTTTAAGAAGCATAGAAGAGTTGGAGAATATAATAGATAATTTGATAAAAGACAAAATTGTTATCCTTAAGTTTACAGACGAGGAACTTAAACATTACACTACGATTGCATTTAGTTCACCAAATATTTTGAATAGTAGTAAACCAATTAATGAGACTGGTATATATGAAATTTACAAAAGGATATTTTTAAAATGA
- a CDS encoding transglycosylase domain-containing protein, producing MKGRKRPLQTFFKSLAFTLAALMIFSIGAVGGTIAAYIKAIPPGTLDEIAEDTINSTTIVFDEMGKEVATLNRGQSGIRVSYNQIPTDLINAFIAIEDERFWYHNGIDIKRIIGAFIHNLQRRSLSEGASTITQQLVRNKLLMFEKSFKRKIQEQYLAVQLEKRLTKQQILEEYLNTINLGSGAYSVQAAAYTYFGKDVSKLSLAECALIAGITKNPSYYNPFKFPEHAKKRQELVLKKMLELGYITEKQYYQAINQKLVYAKNNSRNLLPYKHPYFVDSVIDEAIEILQRQRGITKEEAEDLVYGGGLKIYTTLDSSIQSAMEQVFSDSRYMPTVRFYDKNGIPQPQAAAVLIDFRTGAVKGIMGGRGNMNAVRVFNRATMSVRQPGSAIKPIAVYALALERGYSPWSIVLDAPFSIGGYAPKNWYANKTGYSSYKGYMTLRQALVWSANVPAVKLAYKLGVQNVYENLRKFGFTTLTEEDKNNLSIAIGGFTYGVKPIELTAAFAAVANGGVYKKPHFITKIEDRYGNTIYEYSYESKRVMEEKNAQLLTDMLQSVVKTGITIGTSFDYPVAGKTGTTDDNKDRWFVGYTPDYVLGVWVGEDEPRSLDYLDGTNPAVKIFKGIMDKIVSERGIKHNFTKPYVVYKSYNYKNIKSSENSQLVTKPQTTTLESKFYNILKVNEMNNPQNLTVNTQSPSQNTEPTVMEEQKDTGGTQAVGTQQEKIDEKPPVQSSDEQISEDDSSTQANVHQNETSTGTSSQGVLSVEEEVYGN from the coding sequence GTGAAGGGACGAAAAAGGCCTCTACAAACTTTTTTTAAATCTTTGGCGTTTACCTTAGCAGCGCTAATGATATTTTCTATCGGAGCTGTAGGTGGAACAATTGCAGCTTATATTAAGGCCATTCCCCCTGGAACTTTGGATGAGATTGCAGAAGATACAATAAATAGTACTACCATAGTATTTGATGAAATGGGAAAAGAGGTAGCTACTTTAAACAGGGGGCAAAGTGGTATTAGAGTTTCGTATAATCAAATTCCCACAGACCTTATAAATGCTTTTATTGCAATTGAGGATGAAAGATTTTGGTATCACAATGGGATTGACATAAAAAGAATTATTGGGGCCTTTATCCATAATCTTCAAAGAAGAAGCTTATCAGAGGGTGCAAGCACAATAACCCAGCAGCTTGTGAGAAATAAGCTTTTGATGTTTGAAAAGTCATTTAAAAGAAAGATACAAGAGCAGTATTTAGCAGTTCAGCTGGAAAAGAGACTTACAAAACAGCAGATTTTAGAAGAGTATTTAAATACAATAAACCTTGGAAGTGGTGCCTATAGTGTTCAAGCTGCTGCATATACTTACTTTGGCAAAGATGTCTCAAAATTATCTTTGGCTGAATGTGCGCTGATTGCCGGGATAACAAAAAATCCTTCTTACTACAATCCATTTAAGTTCCCTGAACATGCAAAGAAAAGGCAAGAACTTGTATTAAAAAAGATGTTAGAATTAGGGTATATTACTGAAAAACAATATTATCAAGCAATTAATCAAAAGCTTGTGTATGCAAAAAATAACAGCAGAAATTTACTTCCATACAAACATCCTTATTTTGTGGATTCTGTTATAGATGAGGCCATTGAAATACTTCAAAGACAAAGGGGAATTACAAAAGAAGAGGCAGAGGACTTGGTCTATGGGGGAGGACTTAAGATTTACACAACATTGGACAGTAGTATTCAAAGCGCGATGGAGCAAGTTTTTTCAGATTCAAGGTATATGCCTACAGTTAGGTTTTATGACAAAAATGGAATTCCCCAGCCCCAAGCAGCAGCTGTGTTGATTGATTTTAGAACAGGGGCTGTAAAAGGTATAATGGGTGGCAGAGGGAATATGAATGCAGTCCGAGTTTTTAACAGAGCTACCATGTCTGTACGCCAGCCAGGCTCTGCAATAAAGCCTATTGCTGTTTATGCCTTAGCTTTAGAAAGAGGTTATAGCCCATGGAGCATTGTATTAGATGCACCTTTCTCCATTGGTGGATATGCACCTAAAAACTGGTATGCAAATAAAACTGGCTATAGCAGTTACAAAGGTTATATGACACTTAGACAGGCTCTTGTGTGGTCAGCTAATGTGCCGGCGGTAAAGCTTGCATACAAGTTGGGTGTTCAAAATGTTTATGAAAATCTCCGAAAATTTGGATTTACTACTTTGACCGAGGAAGACAAAAACAACTTGTCCATTGCAATTGGTGGTTTTACCTATGGAGTAAAACCAATTGAACTGACGGCTGCATTTGCAGCAGTTGCAAATGGAGGAGTATATAAAAAACCACATTTTATCACAAAAATAGAGGATAGATACGGCAATACTATTTATGAGTACAGTTATGAGAGCAAAAGAGTGATGGAAGAAAAGAATGCGCAGCTTTTGACTGATATGCTTCAGAGTGTTGTAAAAACAGGGATAACCATTGGTACGAGCTTTGATTATCCTGTTGCAGGCAAAACAGGTACAACTGACGATAACAAAGACAGGTGGTTTGTAGGATATACCCCCGATTATGTTTTAGGTGTGTGGGTAGGTGAAGATGAGCCAAGGTCTTTGGACTATCTTGATGGAACAAATCCTGCAGTAAAGATTTTTAAAGGAATTATGGATAAGATTGTGAGTGAGAGAGGAATAAAACATAACTTTACAAAGCCATATGTGGTGTATAAAAGTTATAATTACAAAAATATAAAGTCTTCAGAGAATTCGCAACTGGTTACCAAACCTCAGACAACAACATTGGAATCAAAATTTTACAATATTCTGAAGGTAAATGAAATGAATAACCCTCAAAATCTAACTGTCAATACACAATCTCCCTCACAAAATACTGAACCTACGGTGATGGAAGAGCAGAAAGACACTGGTGGTACCCAGGCTGTTGGTACGCAACAGGAAAAAATAGATGAAAAACCACCCGTTCAATCTTCAGATGAACAAATTTCAGAAGATGACAGTTCAACACAGGCAAATGTACACCAAAATGAGACATCTACAGGCACCTCATCACAAGGTGTCTTAAGCGTAGAAGAAGAGGTATACGGTAATTGA
- a CDS encoding calcium-translocating P-type ATPase, SERCA-type, with product MIQQSFNFHSKSIEEVIENLKTSPNGLAFDEAEQRLKLYGKNIIEEGKKKSIFSLFVEQFKNVMVLVLIAAAIISIFLGEAADAAIIIAVLIINAVFGVAQELKAEKAIEALKKLNMPYAKVYRNGHLMQIKTDELVVGDIVEIEAGDIVPADLRLVESYNLKIDESALTGESIPVEKDANAILDQSSPIAERTNMAFMGTVVTYGRAKGVVVATGMKTEIGKIANFVNIQSNIETKTPLHEKLEEIGKYLTVGILAIAFIVFITGVLYKRDVFEMFLTAVSLAVAAIPEGLPAIVTIVLAIGVQKMARRNAIIRRLSSIETLGRVEVICTDKTGTLTQNKMNVVKIYCNDNLSDNLDLEDTTTKILFRIMALCNDVKMELIDKQPKFIGDPTETALVKFAYEKGLNKNAIEKVMKRVYEIPFDSTRKMMTTVHEVKNDQNLVVFSKGAVDVIIDKCRFIMIKDEILPLDEKAINKILQANKEMSSNALRVLAFAYKEIDETQLQNKNTIEDNLIFVGLVGMIDPPRKEAYDAVKVCYDAGILPVMITGDHKDTALAIAKDLKIIDTNKAENLQVLTGTEIEKLDHETLKEKVKEVRVYARVSPEHKLRIVKAWKDHGKIVAMTGDGVNDAPALKAADIGVGMGITGTDVTKSVSDIILADDNFATIVAAVEEGRKIYDNIRKAIQFLLSSNIGEVVTLFLATLLNWTVLYPIHILWVNLVTDTFPALALGVEKAESDVMKRKPKKSSENIFAGGLGFSILYQGLLKGLITLLVFFIGSKFYDTKVAITMTFMTLSLIQLTHAYNVRSNINSLFKMGVFSNKYLNLAFIASFALQTVVLVVPQLREIFRLAVLSFTQWTIVILASISIIPIVEVVKYITRHFFVDEHKGN from the coding sequence TTGATCCAACAAAGTTTTAATTTTCATTCAAAGAGCATTGAGGAAGTGATTGAAAATCTAAAAACAAGTCCAAATGGTCTTGCTTTTGACGAAGCTGAGCAAAGACTAAAACTATATGGAAAAAACATTATTGAAGAAGGAAAGAAAAAGTCAATATTTTCCCTTTTTGTGGAACAGTTTAAAAATGTAATGGTACTTGTATTAATTGCTGCAGCCATAATCTCAATCTTTCTTGGCGAGGCTGCGGATGCTGCAATAATTATTGCTGTTTTGATTATTAACGCTGTCTTTGGAGTTGCACAAGAGCTAAAAGCTGAAAAGGCCATAGAAGCACTTAAAAAACTCAATATGCCTTATGCAAAGGTTTATAGAAATGGTCATCTTATGCAAATCAAGACAGATGAGCTTGTAGTCGGAGATATAGTTGAAATTGAGGCAGGAGACATTGTTCCAGCAGATTTAAGACTTGTTGAGAGTTACAACCTAAAAATAGACGAGTCCGCTTTAACCGGCGAATCTATTCCTGTTGAAAAAGATGCAAATGCAATCTTAGACCAATCTTCGCCTATTGCAGAAAGAACCAATATGGCTTTTATGGGTACAGTTGTCACATACGGTCGGGCAAAAGGTGTAGTTGTTGCAACAGGTATGAAAACAGAGATAGGCAAAATTGCCAACTTTGTGAATATCCAATCTAACATAGAGACTAAAACACCCCTTCATGAAAAGTTAGAAGAAATCGGAAAGTATCTAACTGTGGGAATCTTAGCAATTGCATTTATTGTCTTTATCACAGGAGTTCTTTACAAAAGAGATGTATTTGAGATGTTTTTAACAGCAGTATCATTAGCTGTTGCTGCAATTCCCGAAGGTCTTCCTGCAATTGTTACCATTGTGCTTGCAATTGGTGTGCAAAAAATGGCAAGAAGAAATGCTATTATCAGAAGGCTTTCTTCAATAGAAACTCTGGGAAGAGTAGAGGTCATCTGCACAGATAAAACTGGTACTCTTACACAAAACAAGATGAATGTTGTAAAAATTTATTGCAACGATAATTTATCAGATAATCTCGACCTTGAAGACACAACCACAAAGATTTTATTCAGGATAATGGCTCTTTGCAACGATGTCAAAATGGAGTTAATAGACAAACAGCCAAAATTTATTGGAGACCCAACAGAAACTGCGCTTGTAAAATTTGCTTATGAAAAGGGACTCAACAAAAATGCTATTGAGAAAGTAATGAAGCGTGTATATGAAATACCATTTGACTCTACAAGAAAGATGATGACAACAGTTCATGAGGTTAAAAATGACCAAAACCTTGTGGTTTTTTCAAAAGGTGCTGTTGATGTGATAATTGACAAATGCAGATTTATAATGATAAAAGATGAGATACTTCCTCTTGATGAAAAAGCTATTAACAAAATTTTGCAGGCAAATAAAGAAATGTCTTCAAATGCCTTAAGAGTCTTAGCTTTTGCTTATAAAGAAATAGATGAAACTCAGCTTCAAAACAAAAACACAATTGAAGATAATCTAATTTTTGTCGGACTTGTTGGCATGATTGACCCACCTCGAAAAGAGGCGTATGATGCTGTCAAGGTTTGCTATGATGCTGGAATTTTGCCTGTTATGATAACAGGTGACCATAAAGACACAGCTTTAGCTATTGCAAAAGACTTGAAAATAATTGATACAAATAAAGCCGAAAACCTTCAAGTTTTGACAGGCACTGAAATTGAGAAGTTAGACCATGAGACTTTAAAAGAAAAAGTAAAAGAGGTACGAGTATATGCAAGAGTTTCTCCTGAGCACAAATTGAGAATAGTCAAAGCATGGAAAGACCATGGTAAAATAGTTGCAATGACAGGTGATGGTGTCAATGATGCCCCTGCTTTGAAAGCGGCTGACATTGGAGTTGGAATGGGAATTACAGGAACTGATGTTACAAAAAGTGTTTCTGATATTATTCTGGCTGATGACAACTTTGCAACAATTGTTGCAGCAGTTGAGGAAGGAAGAAAGATATATGATAACATCAGAAAAGCAATACAGTTTTTGCTGTCATCAAACATTGGTGAGGTTGTCACGCTGTTTTTGGCAACCCTTTTGAATTGGACAGTATTGTACCCTATACACATCCTTTGGGTAAACCTTGTGACTGACACTTTCCCAGCTTTGGCACTTGGCGTAGAAAAGGCAGAAAGTGATGTTATGAAAAGAAAACCTAAAAAGTCTTCTGAGAATATCTTTGCAGGTGGTCTTGGCTTTTCGATTCTCTATCAAGGCCTTTTAAAGGGCCTGATAACACTTTTGGTATTTTTTATTGGAAGCAAATTCTATGATACAAAGGTTGCTATAACTATGACATTTATGACATTAAGTCTTATACAGCTTACCCATGCCTACAATGTTCGTTCAAATATAAATTCATTGTTTAAAATGGGGGTGTTTTCTAATAAATATCTAAATCTTGCGTTTATTGCTTCATTTGCACTTCAAACCGTGGTTTTAGTAGTTCCTCAGTTGAGAGAAATATTTAGGCTTGCTGTTTTAAGTTTTACTCAATGGACAATTGTAATTCTGGCTTCAATTTCCATAATACCCATTGTAGAAGTAGTAAAATATATAACTCGCCACTTTTTTGTAGATGAACATAAAGGAAATTAG